The genome window GCCGCCCGCTGCCAGTGCGGCCTGGTAAAACGCGTCCACCTGGGCGCGGTTGTCCGCCGCGAAGGCGAGATGCATGCCGGCATGCGGCGCGGCGCCCACGCCGAACCAGAAATCGGGCTTGCCATCCCTGCCCAGGCCGACCCAGCCCTGCGCTTCCATCACCACCGACACGCCCAAAGGCGCCAGGGCGGCCGAAAAGAAGGCCTTGCTGGCCTGTGCATCGCTGACATTCAAACCGATGTGATCAAGAATCATGATGGTGCTCCTCGCAGGTAAGGGGACAGGAAGCGCAGTATGCGCCAATATTGCCTTTTAAGCAAGCAAGGCAGCAGGTCCTGTGCGGTCGGATCTTGCACGCACAGTTACCCCATCACTATTACCTTGCACCTGCCTCGCCTAGCGCAGGTTGCCCGTATGCCCGAGCGAATAGCGGCCTGGCTGCGGCCACACGGTGAGGCCGTGCGGTTCCTGGCCGACTTTCACTTTCGACACGTCGCCACTGTTCGTATCGATGCGGTAGACCACATCGTCGAAACGGCCGGACAGCCACAGATACTTGCCGTCGGCGCTCACATTGCCCATGTCGGGGCTGCCGCCGCCGGGAATCGGCCAGTTCGCCACCACTTTTTCCGTGGCGAAATCGATCACGCTGACGCTGCCCTTGCCATTGCGCTTGCCATGGATGCGGTGCGTGCCGCGGTTGGCCACGTACAGCTTTTTACCGTCGCGGCTCGGGTACAGGCCGTGTGCGCCCACGCCCGTCTGGATGAAGCCGATTTCCTTCAGGGTGGCGCCATCGACGATGTGCACGCCGTCGGCGTCCATGTCGGCGATAAAGAATTTCTTGCCGTCCGGCGAGATGCGTATGTCTTGCGGCATGCCTTTCTTGACGCTGCAGATTTCATTCGCGGGGCCGCCCACGGGACCGGACTCGGCAAAGCGCTTGGCCGGCATCTGCAATTTCAGGTAGCCGTCGACCTTGCGGCCCACCAGGTCGATCTTGGCGATGGTGCCGTCGAACTCGCAGGTGAACATGGCGTAGCGGCCGTCATTCGAGAAATCCGCATGGTTAATGCCGCCGCACTGGGGCGTGTCGATCGAATACTGCACGGCCATGGTCTTCGGATCGCGGAAATCGAGGCGGTGGCGCGCTTCGGCCACGACGATGGCCGACTTGCCATCCGGTGTGAAATACATATTGTAGGGATCATCGACGGGCACTTCCTTGCCCGGCTTGCCCGTCAAGGGGTCGACCGGCGTCAGACTGCCCTTGTCCGTGCGTTCGGCATTGTTCGCCACCCACAGCGTGCGCAAGTCCCACGACGGCACCACGTGCTGCGGGCCGCTGCCGACCTTGAACTTGTCGACCACTTTCAGGCTGTCCTGGTCGATCACATACACGTCGTTCGAGCGCAGGTTGGGCACGTAGACGCGGCGCAAATGATCCTTGACGACGGGGCTCATATTGCTGCTGGCGATGCTGCCATACACGTTTTTCGGGTCCACCAGCGGCGGCATGCCCGGCAGCGGCGAATAGGCGGCAGCCGGCGCGGCAGCGGCAGGAGCCGGCGTGCTGGCGCCGATGACCTGGCTGGCCACGCCCAGGCCGGCCAGAGCGGCAGCCAGGACGGACAAGGTGACGATGGTGCGTCGTTGAGATTTTTTCATGTGTTTTCGCGTCATTTCGTTGCAAAAGCCGGAAGTTCAGCACTGCCGGCGGAGAATTTACTTGTTACGTTGTAGCAGCTGCCTGATGGCGACCACCGACGTGTCCACCTGCAGCTTGATGCCGATCTGCCCCAGTTCAGCCGTGGCACGCGTGGCGTCGCCGCGCACGCCGTCCGCCACGCCGGGCTTGGGTCCGTGCGCCATGGCCTCGCTGCGCACCAGCGACGGGTCCGTCGCCAGCATCAGCGCCGCGTCCGCCAAGCCCGCGTGCAGGCCGATCTCGGCGCTGCCGTAGCCGCGTTTTTGCAGCTCGGCAATATAGGCCGATTGTGTGATGTCATAGTAATCGAGCAAGGCATACGCACGCGCATCTTTCGCCGTGGAAGCTTTGCCCCAGGCCCGATTGAGCTTGTTCGCCACATTCTGCTCGTTCTTCTGGTAACCACCGTGATCGCCGAGGAAAATGATGTCGCGGAAACCATGCTGGCGCAGGCTGGCGGCCGCCCCTTCCAGCACGGCCTCGAAGGCGGCTGGCGGTATCGAGATCGTGCCGGCAAAACGCATGTGGCCGGCCGGCGGAGAAATCGCGCCTTCCGGCACGTAGGAAACGACGGGCGCGACGATGGTGTTGCCCAGCTTTTGCGCAATCTGGCGCGCCAGCAGCCCGGCGCGCACATTGTGCTTGCCCAGCGCAATATACGGCCCGCTCTGCTCGACGCCGCCGATCGGCACCAGCACGGTGGTGGCGCCGTGGTCGATACGGCTGCGCAACTCCGTACTCGTCAGCTCTTCCAGCATGACACTGCTGCCAGCAGGCGTGGCCGCCAGAGCGGACGCCGCAGGAATCAGGCAGAACAGGGTCAGGGAAAACAGGGAGCCGAAGGGCTTGGACAGAATGGAAGGCGCGCGCGGCGCAAGGGGCACATTCGGCAGGGGGAACTGCAGAGTCATAAGCAAACATCTTTCCAAGGTCAAAGCGTGACGCCGTGCCCGGCCTTGCCAGGCAAGCTGGCTGCCACGCAGGAATTGTATGCCATCATGACAGGAAGGGCACGTTAATTTGACGCGGTGCTTTGCAAGGAATTGACGTGGGGAAACTATCTGTCAGGCGGTGCTCGCCTTGACCCCGTCCACCACGCCATCATGGAGCGTCGCGTGGCGCTTCTCGGCATAGGCCTTGAGCGAGCGCATCGTTTTGGGAAGCCCTTGCCGCACTTGTCTGGCAACGCCTGGTCCGAACAGAAAGGCAAGCGCTCCAGTGAACCACACGCGGTGAACGACTGCAGATCCGCCGTCTACGGCAGTAACCGTGTGCTCGAAGTGGATGCGGAACAGGGGAATGTAGCCCTCGACGGTGAACGAGCGGCCTGCGGTGCGCTCGGTAACCAGCATCGCAATACCCATCCCCTTGTTCGGCACTATCCTGCCCTGTGTTCCCGCGGCGAATGGCCCATTGAGCCGGGCTTGCTTTGTATCCGGATCCCACAGGTGCCATCGGTCGACTTCGCTCCAGATTTGATCGATGACCGTGGGCGGGACGGCAATGTGGATGCTTTCTTCGATATGCGCCAATTTGGGGATCTCCCTATCATTGCGATAAAAGTAACTGCGCCTGCTATCCGCATCGCGCAGTGCCTGGGTATTGGTCAGCGGCATGGCATTCATCATGTGGAATATCCATGACAACTGCGACAGTCAAAGGATCGTTTTCCGACAGGCACAAAGACAGCCGCTTTTCCTTTGCATCGATAAAAAATATAGCTGCTGAGATTGCAGGGTACACTGTTTTTTTATCATATAAATAGAGTTAGATTCTGGTTATACTTGTCGCAGACAAAGCCAGACCATGATGACAGCTTATTTGGTGCCAAGATTAAGGGATGCGCCAGTGAGTAGGAACCACAAGCTGCCGCTCGCCATGACCGTGAGCCCATTGGATTTTGAGAAGTTATGAACGCAACACATTGGAGGGTTCAGGAGCTAAATCACCACTCAGCGGATATCGTCTGGCTTGATGCCGAGGGCGCCGGCCGTGCATATCATTTAGTACGCCTTCATGATTCGAAGACGCATCCCGGCCTGGACGTTAACACCGTTGACTCCATCGAGCGCTTCGCATTCGGCAATGATGTGGTCAGCGCGACCAGGTGGTTACGTGCGCGTGTGCCGGGAATTCAGCAGGTCGTAGTTGTGTTTGGAAAAGACGAAAGCTTCGTATGCAACAGTGTGTTCCTGGTCGAAAATTGGTCGGATATTTTTGTCCCTTCGCGTGACGACGCGATGATCTGTTCGAACGACACGCCGCTTGTCCTGTTTTATTGCCATGAAAATGCATTCGAGGTAGGGCAGCGAATTGTCTTTGATTAAAGGCCGAGTTCGGCCAGAAGCCGACCTCCATATGATCCAGTATAAGAAGGGGCGAGTGCTCGTGGGAAATGCCGTTTTAAGCCGGTTGTCCATGTTGGGCGTTGTTTTCTTGTGCCTTTCGCTGTCGTCCTTGACCAATGCTTCCGAACAACAAAGCGATATGGCATCGATCAAGCAGGAGCATTGCGAAGAAAATAGTAATCTTGAGAGTACTTTCTGCATGAGTCGAGAGCTAAAAGAATCCGACACGCGTTTAAACGTCGTCTACAAGACATTGATGTCTGCGCTTACCAAGCCACGAGGGTTGCAACGCGCGCAACGTGCATGGATTGTTTTCCGCGACGCGGAGTGCAAGTTCCAGAACGCGGCGATGCATGGCGCAAGTGGTTACAACTTTTCGATGGACCTGTGTTTGATGCAGCTGACTGAACAGCGCATATCGGTGTTAGAAACCGTTAGGCCCTGCAATGGATGCGTAGAATTCAAGGATGAGTTTTATAGAACGGGGAAAGGATTCAGCTTACCAGAGCGTAAACGCACTCCTGCTTCGGGCAAGCTATGACACGGGGCGAGGCTTGGTGGCTTTTAGTCCCGTTTTAACGCGCTTCGACTGCTACGTCCGCCAAGGGGCGGACTCCGCCTACGGCGGCAACCGATTGAATCCGCAGCCAAGAGCAGCCATTCGCGTTGACGTGACAATGCGTGACTTTTCTCGCTCGGCATTTCGCTATGCTCATGGGCCGCTAGCGGCCAAAAGCGATTCACGCGACTATATTAATTGCCATCAGTCCGGTTTGGGGCCATTCATGATTCAAGTAGAAGTTCTCGACGAAAGCGTTTCATGGCCATTCACAATTCCTCCCGGCCGGAGCAATCACGATGGGGCTCCACCGCGTGTGGCCGAACTCTGCGTAAATGCCAAGTATTGGCATTTAATTGGGTGGAAGGACTGTAGTTCGAACTCCATTGGAATAGCCAGAAAAAACCAAGTAATTTCAATTGACGTTGAAAACATGGAGGCCTTATCGGTCTGCTTCATGCGCAGAGCGAAGGGTCCTGGCTTTGTTTCATTTGAGGTAAGGATGTTGGAAAATCGACGCTCTGTGGTCTTCTTCGCGGCGGACCATTTTAATGAAGATGCATTACTCTGGCTTCAGAGCAATACCAACAGACTGGCGGCCTTATTTGGTATGCCGATAACAATCAACGACTGTGGCTCGGACTACTAGCTATCAGTCCAATCGCGAAGGTCCGAATTGGGGCGGAACCTGCCGATGACAGCAACCGGCCAAGAGCAGCCTGTCGAAAATTTATGAATGGGTTTATATGAACGAGCGCCCAATACCCCCTGCAGCACTAAGAGACGCGGCTTCGGTTGAAATGCTGCGTGTTTGGGTAGCTGAGAAGCAGTTGCACTGCTCACTGAAGATTGGCATGTACAGAGATGGTGTGGGCATTGATGAGGAATCGGCCTGGGGGACAATACTTGCAGATGCAGCTAGGCATATATCGAGAGCTCTGCATCCTGAAGATGCAGAAGCGGAAGAGGCCGCACTAGAAAAAATTCGCCATCGATTAAACGAGGAACTTGCTGCCCCAACATCCGACGCTAAAGGCAGACTCTTATAAATGCCGGCAGCCGGCCAAAAGCGGACAGACGACTTGATAAGCTTGTGCTCTTGGGCGACAACGACGGAAAAGGAATATATATCATGTACCGATTGCTGCCTCAATCTACGGCCGTGTCGCAAGCAATGGGGCGCTGGGCCAATTTTGTCGGCGAATTCGACGAAGTCTTTGGATATAGCTATTTGGAAGACGTTTTCTTACGTAATCCTTCCGGTGGCCAATGTGCAGTTCTTTTTACAGTAAATCCGGAAATCGTTCCACTAGGAATGAATTTAATCACTGCTTTTATCGAATCCTTTCTTGCTCATCCCGAGACCAAGCGATTGATTCCAAAAGAAGAAAAAGTCGTCGAAATTGAAACTCGACTTGGGTCTCTCGATGATGGCGAGATTTTCATTCCTGTACCTTTTCCATTTATGGGTGGGGACAGCTCAGTCGCGTCATACAAGAAGGGGAATTTCTTCACATATGTGGAGTTGGTGGGTGGATTGCAGGATATCGAACCGTCTAGAGCGGTGGGAACATAGCCTAATGTGTCGTCCGATTTGGCGCGGAACCTGGCAACGACGGCAACCGGCCAGGAGCAGCCGTTGAAGCGAAACTTAAGAAACTAAAATCAATGATAAAAATTATGGAATATGAAATACGACTTCAGTTGGGACAGAAAATTTCCCGCATTTCTCTATTTTTTTTCTCGTTAATTTTCTTTGGTTGCGCCTTTGCTCCTGAAGTTGTACCGGTTCATGTAAGGTTTTTTTCTTTGGCGCTATCGGCACTATTTTCTTGCGTAGGGAGCAACAACTATGCTTTGGTTTCACCGACGAAAAGCTTGCAATGGAAGTTCATGCCACCGATACCAAGAGCTTTGTTTCTCGCTTTTTTTCAGTTGCTAGTATTGTCGACTGTGATGATGTTCTTGGATGTTTAAACTGCCACGAGTTCACTTGACACTGCTGATTTGTTCATAAGCTTTGGCTGGGCGACAGTTACAAACGGTCAGTAAAGCATCCAATGGGGCGGAGCCTGCCAACGACGGCAACCGGCCAGAAGCGGTCATACGCGTTCTATTCTAAAACTGAAGCCTTGCAAGGAAACACTTGGATTTCACAGAACTTGCTTTTAAGAGGATCGATGGATCCTGGATAAAGACACTCGACTACGTCGATTGGGCAAATGAGTTGCTGGAAGGCGGTTGTGATGCGCCTAGCATTTGGGAACTCGCTGTTTGCCGCTGGGACGACTACGTCGATTCGGATCAAGTTGAACGATTATTTCAGTCATCCATAAACGAACTAAGATTGGAACTGCCGAGCGACTGGTACAGCGCTCTATGTACTTACTCTAGTAGCATTTGCCAAAAGATGCTTCAAGGCCTACTTATGCCTTGGGAATGCGTGCAGGAAATGCTAACAATTTCTGATGATTACAATGAACCTTATATCCACTGGATCTGGCTGGATCTCGTAAACGATCTCGATCCAGCAAAAGCTCAAACCGACTGCATAAAATTTAACGGAGCGCTTGACCTAAATAAACCCGAAGAGTGCATCCAGACAGTCGCTCAGCAATTCGTTTTCCTCTGTTCTGTATCTCTACCTGAAAGATTTCCGTGGATCTGGCGCTGCGAAATGTGCCAGGCACTTAGCGAGGAAAACACATTTACGCAAACGAAGACATGCACCTGTACCCGCTGTGGGGGCATCGTTACAATGAAAAATATGCGATTTTTCGAAAATCGAGCCGCATTGGTGAAAAGTCTCGACGGTGGCGAAAAAGTCGGCGAAAAATGTTGAGCTGTGTCCGTTTTGGGGCGCAAGCGGACTCACGCGCCCGACAGTGAAGCAGACACCCTGACTGCTGCGGAACCGGACGGCGCCGCCCACCTTCCCCTCCGCCCTGCCAGCCCGAGCAACTTTACTGACACTCGCCACAGCTGCAGGACATCAACGCTCCCGCATAGGACAGTGATACCACCAAGGAAAAACCCCGGCGTACCGGGGCAGTCACAAGGTTTAACCGCGGGCGCTGCGGCCTGGCAGCGCCAGGCGGCGGCTGGCGGCGCTTGAAATCGGGGTCGGCAAGCCGCCCGCCACTTTCAGCGCTTTCCCCTGGGCGTCGCCACGCAGGCGGAATACGGCCACCACGTCGACCAGTTCCACGGCGCGCTCTTGCAGCGAGGATGCGGCGGCGGCCGCCTCTTCCACCAGGGCCGCGTTTTGCTGGGTCACCTGGTCCATCTGCGAAATGGCCTGGTTCACCTGCTCGATGCCGGCGCTTTGCTCGTGGCTGGCGTTGGCGATGTCGCCCATGATGTCCGTCACGCGGCGAATGCTGGCGACGATTTCTTCCATGGTCGCGCCCGCCTGGTCGACCAGCACGCTGCCCGTGTTGACTTTATCCACGGAATCCTCGATCAAGCCCTTGATTTCCTTGGCGGCCGCCGCCGAGCGCTGCGCCAGGTTGCGCACCTCGGTGGCGACCACGGCGAAGCCACGGCCCTGCTCGCCCGCGCGCGCCGCTTCCACGGCCGCATTCAGCGCCAAAATGTTGGTTTGGAAGGCAATGCCGTCGATCACGCCGATAATGTCGGCGATCTTCTTCGCCGACTCATTGATGGACCCCATCGTGCCCACCACTTGCGCCACCACGGCGCCGCCCTTGCGGGCCACGTCCGAAGCGGACACGGCCAAGGTATTCGCCTGGCGCGCATTGTCCGTGTTCTGGCGCACGGCCGAGGTCAGCTCTTCCAGGCTGGAAGCGGTTTCTTCCAGCGACGACGCCTGCTGCTCGGTGCGCACGGACAAGTCCGCATTGCCGGCGGAAATCTGCGCGGCCGCCACGCTGACCGTATCGGCCGAGGTGCGCACGGTAGCGATCACGTCGACGATGCGTTCCAGGAAGTTATTGAAGGCGGTGGCCGTGCGGCCCACTTCATCCATGCGCTCCACGGGCATGGCGGCGGACAGGTCCAGCGAGGCGCTGACGCGTTCCAAGGTGTGTTCGATATTGCCCAGGCCGCCGCTGATGGTGCGGTAGATATGCCAGGCCAGGGCGCCCGTCAGCAGCACGGCCACACCGAGCACGGCCAGCATGGTGTTGAACGCCGTGTCGTAGGCGGCCAGGCTTTCCGCTTTTACATCGTCGACCAGTTTGTTGTTGTAGGCGATATGGTCATCCATGCTTTTTTTCGCGGCGGCGGCCGTGATGGCCAGCGGCGTGCCGGCCAGCAAGGTGGCGCGCACGCCATCCATGTCGCCCGCGTAGGCGGCGGCAAAGAATGGCACCAGCGCGCGGCGGTACGCTTCCATGGCGGCCTGGTCGGCGTCGAGCATCTTGCTGTCCGTCGCGTCGTACAGGCGCTCGGCGCGGTAGGTGGCGATGACCTTGTCGAAATTCGTGTTGGCCTCGGCCACGGCCTTGTCCAGCGCCGTCTTGTCGGTCAGGTTCGAGAATACGGACAGGCGGTAGCCGGCCAGACGCGAATCGGCCAGGAAACCCTTGGCCGCATTCAAGCCCTGGATACTGGGGATGATGCGGTTTTGCACGGTGTCAAAACGTTCCTGGGCGCGCTGCAGCTGGATGGCGCCGCCGGCGCCCAGCAATAGCAGGGCCAGCAAGGCGATGGTGAGGGTCAGGATTAATTGCTTGGTGATATTCATGGTGTTCACAGTCAAAAAAGCAGCCTGGTAGGGCCAGGCGGGATGAGTAGCTGCCGATCAGGTGGCCGGAGACCGGTTGCAAACGGCGCGAGCTTAGGCCGCCAGCGGGGCAGCGTCAGGCGTGCGGCGCAGCAAGTCGCCATGCTGGCGGCAAAATGCCAGGCCCGCCTTGTGGCCCACGTCGAACAGCAACTGCATGTTCGAGCTGGACCAGTCCAGGGTGTCGGGCCAGTGCTGCTCCGGGATGCCGCCCATCAGGTCGAGTTTCAGCAGGCGCCGCTTGGGCTGGCCCGTGCTTCTGTCCGTGTTGTGTTCGAGTTCAAACAGGCGCAGCTCGCTCTTGGAAATCTTCACCAGCGGCGTGATGATGGAGC of Janthinobacterium sp. PAMC25594 contains these proteins:
- a CDS encoding VOC family protein, coding for MILDHIGLNVSDAQASKAFFSAALAPLGVSVVMEAQGWVGLGRDGKPDFWFGVGAAPHAGMHLAFAADNRAQVDAFYQAALAAGGKDNGAPGIRAMYHPNYYGAFVLGPDGHNVEAVCHHPEP
- a CDS encoding YncE family protein produces the protein MKKSQRRTIVTLSVLAAALAGLGVASQVIGASTPAPAAAAPAAAYSPLPGMPPLVDPKNVYGSIASSNMSPVVKDHLRRVYVPNLRSNDVYVIDQDSLKVVDKFKVGSGPQHVVPSWDLRTLWVANNAERTDKGSLTPVDPLTGKPGKEVPVDDPYNMYFTPDGKSAIVVAEARHRLDFRDPKTMAVQYSIDTPQCGGINHADFSNDGRYAMFTCEFDGTIAKIDLVGRKVDGYLKLQMPAKRFAESGPVGGPANEICSVKKGMPQDIRISPDGKKFFIADMDADGVHIVDGATLKEIGFIQTGVGAHGLYPSRDGKKLYVANRGTHRIHGKRNGKGSVSVIDFATEKVVANWPIPGGGSPDMGNVSADGKYLWLSGRFDDVVYRIDTNSGDVSKVKVGQEPHGLTVWPQPGRYSLGHTGNLR
- a CDS encoding lysozyme inhibitor LprI family protein, which translates into the protein MIQYKKGRVLVGNAVLSRLSMLGVVFLCLSLSSLTNASEQQSDMASIKQEHCEENSNLESTFCMSRELKESDTRLNVVYKTLMSALTKPRGLQRAQRAWIVFRDAECKFQNAAMHGASGYNFSMDLCLMQLTEQRISVLETVRPCNGCVEFKDEFYRTGKGFSLPERKRTPASGKL
- a CDS encoding methyl-accepting chemotaxis protein, translating into MNITKQLILTLTIALLALLLLGAGGAIQLQRAQERFDTVQNRIIPSIQGLNAAKGFLADSRLAGYRLSVFSNLTDKTALDKAVAEANTNFDKVIATYRAERLYDATDSKMLDADQAAMEAYRRALVPFFAAAYAGDMDGVRATLLAGTPLAITAAAAKKSMDDHIAYNNKLVDDVKAESLAAYDTAFNTMLAVLGVAVLLTGALAWHIYRTISGGLGNIEHTLERVSASLDLSAAMPVERMDEVGRTATAFNNFLERIVDVIATVRTSADTVSVAAAQISAGNADLSVRTEQQASSLEETASSLEELTSAVRQNTDNARQANTLAVSASDVARKGGAVVAQVVGTMGSINESAKKIADIIGVIDGIAFQTNILALNAAVEAARAGEQGRGFAVVATEVRNLAQRSAAAAKEIKGLIEDSVDKVNTGSVLVDQAGATMEEIVASIRRVTDIMGDIANASHEQSAGIEQVNQAISQMDQVTQQNAALVEEAAAAASSLQERAVELVDVVAVFRLRGDAQGKALKVAGGLPTPISSAASRRLALPGRSARG
- a CDS encoding SRPBCC family protein, which codes for MMNAMPLTNTQALRDADSRRSYFYRNDREIPKLAHIEESIHIAVPPTVIDQIWSEVDRWHLWDPDTKQARLNGPFAAGTQGRIVPNKGMGIAMLVTERTAGRSFTVEGYIPLFRIHFEHTVTAVDGGSAVVHRVWFTGALAFLFGPGVARQVRQGLPKTMRSLKAYAEKRHATLHDGVVDGVKASTA
- a CDS encoding DUF5076 domain-containing protein produces the protein MNERPIPPAALRDAASVEMLRVWVAEKQLHCSLKIGMYRDGVGIDEESAWGTILADAARHISRALHPEDAEAEEAALEKIRHRLNEELAAPTSDAKGRLL
- a CDS encoding T6SS immunity protein Tdi1 domain-containing protein; its protein translation is MYRLLPQSTAVSQAMGRWANFVGEFDEVFGYSYLEDVFLRNPSGGQCAVLFTVNPEIVPLGMNLITAFIESFLAHPETKRLIPKEEKVVEIETRLGSLDDGEIFIPVPFPFMGGDSSVASYKKGNFFTYVELVGGLQDIEPSRAVGT
- a CDS encoding creatininase family protein, producing MLMTLQFPLPNVPLAPRAPSILSKPFGSLFSLTLFCLIPAASALAATPAGSSVMLEELTSTELRSRIDHGATTVLVPIGGVEQSGPYIALGKHNVRAGLLARQIAQKLGNTIVAPVVSYVPEGAISPPAGHMRFAGTISIPPAAFEAVLEGAAASLRQHGFRDIIFLGDHGGYQKNEQNVANKLNRAWGKASTAKDARAYALLDYYDITQSAYIAELQKRGYGSAEIGLHAGLADAALMLATDPSLVRSEAMAHGPKPGVADGVRGDATRATAELGQIGIKLQVDTSVVAIRQLLQRNK